One Thermococcus sp. genomic window, TGTTCCTGACAGTGCTGTTGCCCTCCTGGACAGACACGTTGTGGTTGGGGAGGACTGGGATGGAGTGGTCACGGAACTCACGGGTCTGACGGAGAAGCTGGGGTTAAAATCGAACCTTCGGATCTCCCGGTTCCCCAGGCCAACCCCGGATATGCGTCCCTACGTTGTTAGGGAAAACAACCACTTTGTGAACCTCTTTAGGAAGGTTTATCGCCGTCTTTTTGGCTCCATACCGGACATCACGTACGGCAGGAGCGTGGGGGACTTCAACTACCTCGCGACCTACCTGGGGGTGCCCACGCTGGTATACGGGCCCGTTGGTAGAAACTGGCACTCCGCGGATGAATGGGTCGGCGTCGACTCCTTGAAGAGGGTTAAGAGGTTTTACGTTGAATACCTGAAGGCCCTCGCAGAATGAAAAATGGGGGGCCTCACATCTTCTTCCCCACGAGAGCCCCAAGGACGAAGGCGCCAACGGCTATGGAGATCCATAAAGCCTCGTTGTCTGCGTTTCCCCTGGTCTGGCCCGGAGTTGGACTTGGACTGGAGGTGCTGCTGGGTACGGTCATGGTTGGTAGCGGCGCCGGCGAGCTCGTGTTCGTTGAGGTCTCCTCGCCCTTTGGTGGGGCACTCAGAAAGAGCTGGGCGGTTTCCCTGGCGTACTGGTAGAATATCATCGCGGTCTGGAGGTCTTCGGGTTTTCCGCTCTTTTCATAGCTCTCAGCAAACTCATAGTACGCCACCGCAAGAACGGGTACTATCCCCTGCTCCTGGGCGAGTCCTATGGCGGTCCTGGCGTCCTCCTTCATGGTCTCGAGTTTGTCCATGAGGACCGTCTCGTTGTCTATACCAAGGGTATCCAGGAAGACCTCGGCCCTTATGCGGGCCTCCATGGCGGTGAACAGTGCCGCGGAGTACTTGCCGTCTTCGTAGTACTGCTCGGCTTTCTCTATCTCGTTGAGGAGGTCGTTCCCTATAACGTTGCCGTACATGGAGTCGATGTAGGTCACTATTAGGTTTGAGCTGTCTATGTAGTCCCTGGCTGTTGTCCTCACGACGTCCGGGTTTATGGTCTCCCCCTTCGCGAAGCGCTCACCCAGATTTTTCCAGAATACCGCCGTCTTGGCCCTTTCGTACGCGTAGGACGCGTCTCCAATGGCATCCCAGTAATCGTCGTTGTAGTAGTACTTCCACGCTTCGTCCAGTGAGCTCTTGGCGTCCTCCACCCTCTCCTGGGCGGCCGCCACCGCCTGAAGCATTGTGGTGCCCCGTATGGTGACATTCGAAACCTGGGTCTCGGTGGCGTTGATCTCCTCGTTGACCTCCTTTAGTACCCTTTCAACGTCTTCCCCGCTATTTATCCCGAGGTACCAGTCAACGTGTCTTATGATAATCCTCGCCTGGAAATCCTTGCTCAGTGTCGTGTAGTACATTCCATCGTCCAGCGACTCCTTGGAGGAGTTGAGGAGCGTCCCCGCCTGGGTCAGTGCGTTCATGAGCACACTGTACGTCTCGTAGTTAACGTTGCTGTTCCTGAGCTTCTTGAGGGTGGACTTGTAATAGGCACTTGTGTTGGTGTAGTCGCTCACGGCGTCGCCCTTGAGGAAGCTGGTGTTTATCCTGATGTTTCCCTTGGGGGTCGGTTTCTGGAGGTGGTGCCCCGTGAAATAGTAAACCGCGTCGTAGATGTCCTTGATCTCGATGACCTTTAATCCCCAGCGCTCTTTGGCGTACTGGGCCACGTCAACCTTCTCCGTTGTGCTGTGTATCTCAATAACCCCTCCGATCTCCGTTCTGTTGGTCTTTTGCACGTACTGAATTCTCTGTCCCTCAGGTATTAGAAACAGATCTGCGCCGGCTTGGTGGGCTGCTGAGGCCTTTTCAAGTATCCCACCAACCGGACCTATAGTTCCATCGGGGTTTATCATGCCCGTCATCATAACCTTGGGATTGAGCTTCCACCCCTCCAGTGCCGCGATTATTCCAACGGTCATGGTTCCACCTGCGGAGGGGCCTCCTATGATTGGTGAATCCGCTTTTATCTGAATAAAGACATCGTACTTGTCCATGTTCACCCCCAGCACTTTGCCCGCTACTTGGGCCGCTAACCTTGCGCTGGCCTGCATGTCAACCTGGGCCAGGGGCCATGTCTCCACGTAGATGTGCCCGCTTCCGGGTGCCACGGTTATGACGAAATCCGTTGCAACCCCTACCAGTTCTCCGGTTGAAGTTTTTGAGACTGCTGGGGCCTTGAGTATAACTGTGTGCCCTTCGGAGGGACATTGCGCTGCTGTGAGGGCCGCTGAAGATGCTATAAACAGAAGTACCAGTATTGATGCCAGTACCTTTCTCATACCTCCCCACCAGTTTTAGTTCCATTGGGGCTTAATAAATCGTTTGTGGTTCAACGCTCTAAGGTGTCTTCTTAGCCGGAGGGCCCGCTTAACCTGTGGTTTGGTACCCGGACCACCAGAAATGTGCTGAAATAGAGGTGTTATTATGTACGAGCCCTTCACCGCCGCCACAAGGCCAGGATAAACAGCAGGAGAACTAAGACCTCCAGTAAGTTTATAATCAGCCCGATATCTTTCTCTATGCCCCGTGAGATGGATAGGGCTTCTATCACCTTCTTTATCGCGAACAGCAGGAACGCGACGAGCAGGTACAGCGCCGCCCTCAGGTGGCTTTTTTTATACGCTATGAACGATACCCCGGCAAGGGTTAATGCTAGGAGCATGACGATCACAGTCATGAGGATCTCAATCATTCTCATCACCAAGGCTTGTGAGCATGTCTATTAGCCTATCCGCCAGTGTTTCCCATATACCCGGACGGTAGTTCCGGATGATGCGGGCTATCAGCTCCGGGTCGTAGTTTAGGGAGTATACCACTTTCTTCCCTTCCCGCCTGTCGCTCACCGTTCCGAGCTTTTTCAGCTCCCACATGTGGTAACTTACGGTGGGCTGGCTTATTCCCAGGGCGCTCGCTATTTCACTCTGGCTCCTCGGCCTCTCCATGAGGAGGAGCAGTATCCTCCTTCTGGTCTCAGTTGAGATGGCTATGACCAGCTTCTCGTACTCACCCTCAAATCCCTCTGGAAATATGTAGCGCCTCTTACCGAGCTTCCTTGAAAACACTTTCCCCTCCCTTTCAAGGACACGGAGGTGGTACTGAAGGTCTCCTATACCCAGCCCAAGTGCCCTGGCGAGCTCCCTGAACGTTACTCCAGGCCTGTGAGTTATGTAGTTGAGTATTTCACTCCGTCTCTCCATTTTGAACCCTTAACTTTAGTGGTTCATCAATCTATAGTTCTCCAGAGGGATGATGTTTCTCCTTTTTATAACCTCCGGTTCACCAGGCAATGGTTGAACGCTGAATGGCGGCCCTCTTTGAGTATATGGCAAAACGTATATATCTTGCGCGTTTAAATCCGTATGGTGGGGGGCATGGAGCTTGACATCGGGATCATTGAAGATATTGAGACGTTGCTTAAGAACCTTAACGGTTACGAGCTGTTGAGCTACGCCATCTGTAACGAGAGATGTGGGGTTGAGATATACGAATGGCTCGCCGAGCGTTCGAAGGGTCCGCTCGCTTCCGAGTTCCGCTACATTGCCGAGGAGAAGAGAAAGCATGCTGACATGATGGGGGAGCTGTTTAAGCGTCTTTACCCCGGTATGAAGCCCTTGGAGATGAACGCACCTCCCCTCGACACCCTTCCCCTGTGTGAGAAAATCATGGAAGCCAGAACCGTTGAGGAGGCCCTTGGTTTGGCCCTCCTGTCTGAGGCCCTTGGAAGGGACATCTACCGCAAGCTGCAGGGTATGACCAAAGATGAATCCGTGGCCGGCCTTTTCAGGGAGCTGTTCGCGATAAAGGAGGACACATACGAGCGGCTTCGTGCTATCTACAATCGTGTTGTTGAGGAATGGGAATGATCTGACCTCAGATCTTCTCCAGGAGCTTTTTTCTCTTCCCCTCGTACTCCTCTTGGTTGATGATGCCCATGTCGTAGAGCTCCTTGAGCTTCTTAAGCTGTTCCATCGGGTCATTATCTTTCTCCCTCCCGGTGGTGTTCTGATGAGCGGGCATGGTTCTCGTTATGAACTCCTTGGGCTTCTTGAGGATCCATGTTTCACTGGTTATTCCCTTGTTGACCCCTATAGAAACTGGTTCGATGGCTATCGAGTTGAGGGCATCTTTTATGGCGTTTATGGCTTTCCTGGCCTCTTCCTTGTTCATCCAGCCGAGCTTTAATGTTATATTTTCCTCACCCTCTATGATGAACTCGGACGACATGATACCCAGTTTAACCGTCACCCGCTCCAGTTTTTGATAGGGGATGGCCTTCAGGTCGTATCTTCCAAAGACCTTCTCATCAAGGTATATTATCCTGCTGTCCGTTACTATGAGCCATTTGGGTTTTTCAAGGCTCATCTTTTTCCGTATCCTAAAGAGAACCTGCTCGCTGGGTTCCAGGTGACGCAGAACATCCTTTGGGAGCTTTTCTTCTTCCCCATCCATTCACTTCACCTCTTTAAAAATGGCCGTGAGAGTATATTAACCTTCTTCCCTATACAGGATGAAGAGGGTTCCCCCATCGACACCCCTGGCGACGGCTTTTAACTCCCTTGTTATGCCCCATCTCCTTACCAGAACCTTTCTGGGGGCGTTCCCAACTCCATCTCAATCCTAGTGGGACTGATTCCCCATCCGGTTATAGGCACCTCCTTCCTCCCATCTCTGCATTCCACGGTTATGCTTCCGGGTCCTGGGTGGGTCTCAATCACAACGACAGCCCTTTTATACTGCTCCCCCTCTCTCAGCAAGATGAGGATAACCATCGTGAGGATCAGCAGGGGGATTAGCATTGGGCTGACGGTTATTCCGGTTCTCTCTGTTCCGAGAACCACCAGCCATCCAATAACGGTTCCTGCAAGCGCAACCAGCAGGCTGTATCCGGTAAAGGAGAGGTTTTCCCAGCCCGCTCGGTGCATAGTGTCATCGTGCTCAGCGGCTATCCCCAGCCCAATGAGGGTGATAAGGACTGGGAGGAAGACCTGTCCCTGGCTGCCGGCGGCCTTAATGAGGCCCTGGGCGATAGGTGAAATCGAAGGAAATGCCGTGGCGAGGAGGCTGGATGCCGTGATTGCGTAGGGGATGGTGTAGAGAATTGTGGCGACCCACACAGTCCGAAACGCCGAGAGGGTGACCATGAAAATCCCAGCTAGTAACAGCACCGTTCCGAGTCCGGCGACTGCACCCCCGATCTCCCAGTACCCATGCCCCACAATGACTGCGGCGAGGGACGCCAGCAGAAAACCCGATACTCTCATACGATCATCCCCAGCACGATGGAGGCCATATCCCCGGCGCTTGCAGTCCCGGTATTCCACATCACGACCCTGCTTCCATGACCTATCAGCACCTTTTTGATGGCCTTTCTTTCGAGATTCTCCAGGGTGCCTGTTCCGGTGCCCCGGTCTCCCGTGATGTCTACGATTAGAAGGGGAGTACGCGAGCGGTACATGCCTTTTAACGTGTAGACCCCCCGTTTAAGACCGACCTCTCTGAAGGGGTTTACGCTGGTTATCAAGAGGATCCTGGGCGAATAATGGGTTATCTGGTCAGCAATGCTCTTTACTGCTTCGTCCAGTCCTTCCCATCTGGAATAGCCACCACCTTGGGAGGTCATCTCGTGGATTATCCTCCTGAGGTGCTTGGAGCCGGATGAGGGCAGTATGAACCTTCCCTTTCCCAGTAGGTAAAGTCCCACGTGATACTCGTTTTCCAGGAGATGCCCAGTCAGAAGGGAGACAAGTTCAACGGCCCGTGAGTACGTACCACCCACGCGCCCCGGTTCCGTGTCGGGATTGGCATCGATTATCATCAGTACCGTACCCCTATTCTCCCTCTCGTATTCGTTTGCCATAACCTGCCCCATTCTCGCAGTGGCCTTCCAGTTGATGCTCTTCACAGAGTCCCCCGGTTGATAGCGCCGTACTTCCCTGAAATCCATTGAGAGGGCCCCCCTTAGGGCGGTTGCGCTCCCCGGGACGCCACGTTGGTTTAGGCCCTTCCCGTGCATGGTGAGAACGTTTGCGGGAAAGCTGATGTTTAATACGCTCTCGTTTCCGTAAACTCCCCAGGAACTTCTTATGCCAAGCGGGTTTAATGACAGTGCTTCCGTTTTGGGTATCACCAACTGCCCCCACGCCTCCGCCTTGAGTCGGTACTTGACTGTGGTCTTCAGTGGTCTGGGCCCCTTGAACAGAAGCCACCGAGGTTCGTCCTGTGGCACCAACCCTGGATGGGGAATCTCCCGGAGCACGATGAGCCCGATTCCTTTCGTCGCTTTTACCCTCAGCGAGATCTCTATCTCCTCCCCTAGTCCCACGTTTCTATCCGGGAGTGTCCTCTCCACGGATATCCCCTTTGGAGGCTCTAGGAGAAATCCGAGGGCGAGCACGGTTAGAGGCACCACCGCGAGGACCACCATCCCGGGTAGCATGAAAAAGACTCCCATCACAACGGCCCAGAGGGCGTAACCCACCAGCCGCCTTCTCATCCCCCTCCCTCCTTCAGCATGAGGTCTATTTCCCCGAGGACTTCTTCCACAAGTTTCTTTCTGCGCTCAACTTCCTTAAGGGCGTACCTTTTCTTCAACCAGCGTGGCATCAGTCTTGGTACGTCGGTTTCTCGGTAATCTTCGATCTTGGAGAGCGCTCG contains:
- a CDS encoding S16 family serine protease — its product is MRKVLASILVLLFIASSAALTAAQCPSEGHTVILKAPAVSKTSTGELVGVATDFVITVAPGSGHIYVETWPLAQVDMQASARLAAQVAGKVLGVNMDKYDVFIQIKADSPIIGGPSAGGTMTVGIIAALEGWKLNPKVMMTGMINPDGTIGPVGGILEKASAAHQAGADLFLIPEGQRIQYVQKTNRTEIGGVIEIHSTTEKVDVAQYAKERWGLKVIEIKDIYDAVYYFTGHHLQKPTPKGNIRINTSFLKGDAVSDYTNTSAYYKSTLKKLRNSNVNYETYSVLMNALTQAGTLLNSSKESLDDGMYYTTLSKDFQARIIIRHVDWYLGINSGEDVERVLKEVNEEINATETQVSNVTIRGTTMLQAVAAAQERVEDAKSSLDEAWKYYYNDDYWDAIGDASYAYERAKTAVFWKNLGERFAKGETINPDVVRTTARDYIDSSNLIVTYIDSMYGNVIGNDLLNEIEKAEQYYEDGKYSAALFTAMEARIRAEVFLDTLGIDNETVLMDKLETMKEDARTAIGLAQEQGIVPVLAVAYYEFAESYEKSGKPEDLQTAMIFYQYARETAQLFLSAPPKGEETSTNTSSPAPLPTMTVPSSTSSPSPTPGQTRGNADNEALWISIAVGAFVLGALVGKKM
- a CDS encoding ferritin family protein, which encodes MELDIGIIEDIETLLKNLNGYELLSYAICNERCGVEIYEWLAERSKGPLASEFRYIAEEKRKHADMMGELFKRLYPGMKPLEMNAPPLDTLPLCEKIMEARTVEEALGLALLSEALGRDIYRKLQGMTKDESVAGLFRELFAIKEDTYERLRAIYNRVVEEWE
- a CDS encoding DUF58 domain-containing protein, which translates into the protein MRRRLVGYALWAVVMGVFFMLPGMVVLAVVPLTVLALGFLLEPPKGISVERTLPDRNVGLGEEIEISLRVKATKGIGLIVLREIPHPGLVPQDEPRWLLFKGPRPLKTTVKYRLKAEAWGQLVIPKTEALSLNPLGIRSSWGVYGNESVLNISFPANVLTMHGKGLNQRGVPGSATALRGALSMDFREVRRYQPGDSVKSINWKATARMGQVMANEYERENRGTVLMIIDANPDTEPGRVGGTYSRAVELVSLLTGHLLENEYHVGLYLLGKGRFILPSSGSKHLRRIIHEMTSQGGGYSRWEGLDEAVKSIADQITHYSPRILLITSVNPFREVGLKRGVYTLKGMYRSRTPLLIVDITGDRGTGTGTLENLERKAIKKVLIGHGSRVVMWNTGTASAGDMASIVLGMIV
- a CDS encoding metalloregulator ArsR/SmtB family transcription factor, with product MERRSEILNYITHRPGVTFRELARALGLGIGDLQYHLRVLEREGKVFSRKLGKRRYIFPEGFEGEYEKLVIAISTETRRRILLLLMERPRSQSEIASALGISQPTVSYHMWELKKLGTVSDRREGKKVVYSLNYDPELIARIIRNYRPGIWETLADRLIDMLTSLGDEND
- a CDS encoding PH domain-containing protein, giving the protein MDGEEEKLPKDVLRHLEPSEQVLFRIRKKMSLEKPKWLIVTDSRIIYLDEKVFGRYDLKAIPYQKLERVTVKLGIMSSEFIIEGEENITLKLGWMNKEEARKAINAIKDALNSIAIEPVSIGVNKGITSETWILKKPKEFITRTMPAHQNTTGREKDNDPMEQLKKLKELYDMGIINQEEYEGKRKKLLEKI